A DNA window from Impatiens glandulifera chromosome 7, dImpGla2.1, whole genome shotgun sequence contains the following coding sequences:
- the LOC124909986 gene encoding palmitoyl-protein thioesterase 1-like, translating into MAKLIIFTLALFLAFTSAYSLPFVVFHGVSHNCKTKSVQRLTNLLSNWSGSEGQCIETGDSWLVPIKQQTEIACEKVKNISELSNGYNIVGLSQGNIISRAVIEFCEGAPQVNNYISLAGPHAGIGAFPYCGSGQTCKLLHYFIKLGIYTKYVQENFAPAGYVKDPIAIDQYMKGSNFLPRLNNEYKDQKNDVYKKRFASLQNLVLIKFDDDDVLIPNESAWFGFFTDGSRSLEKVLPVQETELYKEDWIGLRSLDEAGRVQFINVTGLHIEITDIDAMKYIVPYLVEWITTDIHGGI; encoded by the exons ATGGCGAAGTTAATCATTTTTACATTGGCACTGTTTTTGGCCTTTACGTCTGCGTATTCTCTCCCTTTCGTCGTTTTCCATG GTGTTTCACATAATTGCAAAACCAAGTCAGTGCAACGTCTTACCAATCTTCTAAGCAATTGGTCGGGTTCCGAAGGACAATGCAT TGAAACTGGAGATTCCTGGCTCGTGCCAATCAAACAACAG ACTGAAATCGCTTGTGAGAAG GTGAAAAATATTAGTGAGCTAAGCAATGGCTACAACATAGTTGGACTTTCCCAG GGAAATATCATTAGTCGTGCTGTTATTGAGTTTTGTGAAGGAGCTCCTCAA GTGAATAATTACATATCACTGGCTGGTCCACATGCTGGGATAGGTGCGTTTCCTTATTGTGGT TCCGGACAAACCTGCAAACTGCTGCactatttcataaaattaggAATATATACTAAATATGTGCAG GAAAACTTTGCACCGGCTGGTTATGTAAAAGACCCAATT GCTATTGATCAATACATGAAAGGATCCAATTTTCTTCCTCGACTGAATAACGAATACAAGGATCAGAAGAATGATGTTTACAAGAAAAGATTCGCCAGCTTGCAGAATCTTGTGCTTATCAAG tttgatgatgatgacgtTTTGATTCCGAATGAAAGCGCATGGTTCGGGTTTTTCACAGATGGGTCGCGGTCGCTAGAAAAGGTTTTGCCTGTTCAAGAG ACAGAATTGTACAAGGAAGATTGGATTGGTTTAAGGAGTTTAGACGAAGCAGGGAGAGTTCAATTTATAAATGTCACAGGATTGCACATCGAGATAACGGATATCGATGCGATGAAATACATTGTGCCTTATTTGGTGGAGTGGATAACAACGGATATCCATGGTGGGATTTGA